In Anseongella ginsenosidimutans, one genomic interval encodes:
- a CDS encoding ImuA family protein: MIAMQGNKNAIISQLQKDLLLWQGFKPPQSHADAIGLGPVESAFPNGVFPVGSIHEFVSENPEQAAASSGFMAGLLASLMRSGQACLWISVSRKLFPPALKAFGVEPDRILFADLRQEKDVLWAMEEALKCNGLAAVVGELHEIDFIQSRRLQLAVEKSKVTGFVIRNNSRSPGATACAARWRIRPAPSEQEEGMPGVGFPRWKVELLKVRNGNPGAWLIEWSAGRFMPAQKLAQKSLHERAKERKTG; this comes from the coding sequence ATGATTGCAATGCAGGGGAACAAAAATGCGATTATCAGCCAATTGCAAAAAGATCTTTTGCTTTGGCAGGGGTTTAAACCGCCGCAAAGCCATGCAGATGCAATTGGATTGGGCCCGGTTGAAAGCGCTTTTCCGAATGGAGTGTTCCCGGTTGGGAGCATCCATGAATTTGTAAGCGAAAATCCTGAACAGGCGGCTGCATCAAGCGGTTTTATGGCCGGCTTGCTGGCTTCCCTGATGCGAAGCGGCCAGGCTTGCCTGTGGATCAGCGTATCGCGGAAGCTTTTCCCTCCGGCCCTAAAAGCATTTGGCGTGGAACCCGACCGAATCTTGTTTGCAGACCTTCGGCAGGAAAAGGATGTGCTTTGGGCAATGGAAGAAGCCCTCAAATGCAATGGGCTTGCCGCTGTCGTTGGCGAATTGCATGAAATTGATTTTATTCAATCCAGGCGGCTTCAGCTGGCAGTTGAAAAAAGCAAGGTGACTGGATTCGTTATCCGGAATAATTCCCGCAGCCCGGGAGCAACTGCCTGCGCAGCCCGCTGGCGGATCAGGCCGGCGCCGAGCGAACAGGAGGAAGGCATGCCGGGGGTGGGTTTTCCAAGGTGGAAGGTGGAACTATTGAAAGTTCGGAATGGCAATCCGGGCGCCTGGTTGATAGAATGGTCGGCAGGCCGGTTTATGCCGGCGCAAAAACTTGCACAGAAATCACTGCACGAACGGGCGAAGGAACGAAAAACGGGATAA
- a CDS encoding Y-family DNA polymerase — MSKRYAAIWFRHLTTDWFVLRQPLLKNLPFVFAAPERGRMVITAASPSAESQGIAAGTAVADAKAFLPGLQVFEDKPGLSGKLLKTLGLWCIRYTPVITVDYPDGLILDISGCAHLWGGERAYLKEIGSRLKSKGYDVRAAIADTIGAAWAVSRFGQVTPIIESGLQAEALLSLPPAALRLEPGTVQRLQKLGLYRIKNLIGMPRTALQKRFGEGLLRRLRQALGQEEEYIQPLQPIVPYEERLPCLEPIRTAAGIEVALQRLLEMLCKRLSGEGKGLRTAILTCYRVDGKLIKISIGTNRATSGAGHIFKLFELKIPQIKPGLGIELFLLQAIKVEDADPVQEAFWSGKPGLEDRDLSELLDRLAGKAGAGIIHRYLPDEHHWPERSFKEATSIGEKPAISWPSGRPRPAYLLPRPEAIEVSAPVPDYPPMLFRYKGKVHQVRKADGPERIEREWWLEKGERRDYYYVEDEQGQRYWLFRSGHYAGNQPQQWFIHGFFA, encoded by the coding sequence ATGTCAAAACGTTATGCTGCGATATGGTTTCGTCATTTAACAACGGACTGGTTTGTTCTTCGCCAGCCCTTGCTTAAGAATCTGCCTTTTGTTTTTGCCGCGCCGGAACGGGGGCGTATGGTCATCACGGCAGCCAGCCCGTCAGCGGAATCGCAGGGGATAGCCGCCGGAACGGCAGTAGCGGATGCCAAAGCGTTCCTTCCCGGTTTACAGGTGTTTGAGGATAAACCGGGCCTGTCCGGGAAACTTTTGAAAACGCTGGGGCTGTGGTGTATTCGTTATACGCCGGTCATTACAGTAGATTATCCGGACGGGCTGATACTGGATATAAGCGGCTGTGCCCACCTTTGGGGCGGAGAAAGGGCTTACCTGAAAGAGATCGGTTCCAGGCTGAAAAGCAAGGGCTATGATGTCCGGGCGGCTATAGCCGATACCATTGGCGCTGCCTGGGCAGTATCCCGTTTCGGACAGGTTACGCCAATTATTGAAAGCGGTTTGCAGGCGGAGGCTCTTTTATCATTACCGCCTGCCGCGCTGCGCCTGGAACCGGGTACCGTGCAACGTTTGCAGAAATTAGGGCTTTACCGGATTAAGAATCTTATAGGAATGCCCCGTACTGCTCTGCAAAAGCGCTTTGGAGAAGGTTTGTTGCGGAGGCTGCGCCAGGCGCTTGGCCAGGAAGAGGAATATATCCAGCCTTTACAGCCTATCGTTCCCTATGAAGAACGCCTGCCTTGCCTGGAGCCTATTCGCACGGCTGCCGGGATAGAAGTTGCACTGCAGCGGTTACTGGAAATGCTTTGCAAGCGGCTTTCAGGCGAAGGTAAAGGGTTGCGTACAGCCATCCTCACCTGTTACCGGGTGGACGGGAAGCTGATAAAGATAAGCATCGGAACTAACCGGGCAACTTCAGGCGCAGGCCATATCTTCAAACTATTCGAACTGAAAATACCGCAGATCAAACCGGGCCTGGGAATAGAGCTATTCCTGCTGCAGGCGATAAAAGTAGAAGATGCGGACCCTGTGCAGGAAGCATTCTGGAGCGGGAAACCGGGCCTTGAAGACCGGGATTTGTCGGAGTTGCTGGACAGGCTGGCCGGAAAGGCCGGCGCGGGGATCATTCATCGTTATTTACCCGATGAGCATCACTGGCCGGAACGATCTTTTAAGGAAGCCACTTCCATCGGGGAAAAGCCTGCGATCAGCTGGCCTTCCGGCCGCCCCCGGCCTGCGTATTTGCTGCCAAGGCCTGAAGCGATCGAGGTATCCGCACCCGTACCGGATTACCCGCCTATGCTGTTCCGTTATAAAGGTAAAGTCCACCAGGTCAGGAAAGCGGATGGCCCGGAACGTATTGAACGCGAATGGTGGCTGGAGAAAGGAGAACGCCGGGATTATTATTATGTGGAAGATGAGCAGGGACAGCGTTACTGGCTTTTCCGTTCAGGGCATTATGCCGGTAACCAGCCGCAGCAATGGTTTATCCATGGATTCTTTGCGTAA
- a CDS encoding TetR/AcrR family transcriptional regulator — protein MAAQKKRREGGQDKSRQKILAAAFELFAEKGYSQTPVDSIAAKANVSKGLIYHYFENKEHILKGVFARLKEEGDVLYEGVDSLSPEEFLERMIDISMKYVIHQTKSFRLMLALTLQTGVTKGLKKEIEEIRNEWLSGLAQVFKSLDYEDPETEAYLLSALLDGIGVGYMVMRADYPMEEIKELIMKRYGLRGSGSMLPGR, from the coding sequence ATGGCAGCACAGAAAAAAAGGCGCGAGGGAGGACAGGACAAAAGCAGGCAGAAGATTCTGGCTGCCGCATTTGAACTTTTTGCCGAAAAGGGATACAGCCAAACCCCCGTAGACAGCATTGCCGCAAAGGCGAATGTCTCCAAAGGTCTTATTTATCATTATTTTGAGAACAAGGAGCATATTTTAAAAGGGGTTTTCGCCCGGTTGAAAGAAGAGGGAGATGTTTTGTACGAAGGGGTTGATTCCCTGTCGCCGGAAGAGTTCCTGGAAAGGATGATCGATATTTCTATGAAGTATGTCATCCATCAAACGAAGTCCTTTCGTCTCATGCTCGCGCTGACACTACAAACCGGTGTGACGAAGGGGCTTAAAAAGGAGATTGAAGAAATCCGGAACGAATGGCTGTCAGGGCTGGCGCAGGTTTTCAAGTCATTAGACTACGAAGATCCGGAAACAGAAGCTTATTTGCTAAGCGCCCTCCTGGATGGAATTGGCGTCGGTTATATGGTAATGAGGGCGGATTACCCGATGGAAGAAATAAAGGAGCTGATCATGAAAAGATACGGCTTGCGTGGCTCCGGAAGTATGCTGCCGGGGCGATAA
- a CDS encoding MBL fold metallo-hydrolase → MKDKTLNMTVIGCGDAFSSGGRLQTCFHIQAPGGTFLIDCGASSIAALKQRGFDLRKIDTILISHFHGDHYGGLPYFLLEAAVFEWNEPLTIISPPGCKEKVAALLGILYPGSKVLEKLPLRFLEYPDKGELEARYLRVEGFPVTHAPATDPHGLRITTAEKTISYSGDTCWDENLLPIAENADLFICECNFFDTKSAAHLDYQTLTGHLPRLSFNQILLTHLGEEMLLNLDSVKLPCAEDGLLIRV, encoded by the coding sequence ATGAAAGATAAAACGCTAAATATGACCGTTATCGGCTGCGGAGATGCATTCTCCAGCGGAGGCCGGCTCCAGACCTGCTTTCATATACAGGCTCCAGGTGGCACTTTCCTGATCGATTGCGGCGCCTCCTCGATTGCGGCGCTGAAACAGCGCGGATTCGATTTAAGGAAAATAGATACCATCCTTATTTCTCATTTTCATGGCGACCATTACGGAGGCTTGCCCTATTTTCTGCTCGAAGCCGCTGTTTTTGAATGGAATGAACCGCTTACTATTATCAGCCCGCCGGGTTGTAAGGAAAAAGTGGCAGCTCTGCTCGGTATACTGTATCCTGGCAGCAAGGTACTGGAAAAACTTCCGCTTCGCTTCCTGGAATACCCTGATAAAGGGGAACTTGAAGCCCGCTATCTCCGGGTGGAAGGGTTCCCGGTAACACATGCCCCGGCAACGGATCCGCACGGCCTGCGTATTACTACCGCCGAGAAAACCATCAGTTATTCCGGCGATACCTGCTGGGATGAGAACCTCCTTCCTATTGCAGAAAATGCCGATCTGTTTATCTGCGAGTGCAATTTCTTTGACACGAAATCCGCGGCTCACCTTGATTATCAAACATTAACCGGGCATCTGCCGCGGCTCAGCTTTAACCAGATCCTGCTTACCCACCTGGGGGAAGAAATGCTGCTGAACCTGGATAGCGTAAAATTGCCCTGCGCTGAGGACGGGTTGCTGATCAGGGTATGA
- a CDS encoding MarR family winged helix-turn-helix transcriptional regulator encodes MKNKTVQLVLEWADFEEAYPEGNMADFCRYYLARQQEDKMPVTGAIPDSIEEEMMRTIGRISKLHLFYANLALKGTDLHQIEEFWLLCTIRQEKNPKKSEVIYANLLELSSGTDMLNRMKQRGLIREVADKEDKRSKRIMLTEKGEEMIDPCFEEINKSAKMLVNELSEMEKGLAVHLLKSMEIKFSSLWTRHRSLPFEEIYRNVMEGD; translated from the coding sequence ATGAAAAATAAAACTGTGCAACTGGTTCTTGAATGGGCGGATTTCGAGGAGGCTTATCCTGAGGGGAACATGGCTGATTTTTGCCGCTATTACCTTGCCCGGCAGCAAGAGGATAAAATGCCGGTAACTGGGGCAATTCCCGATAGTATTGAGGAAGAAATGATGAGAACGATCGGGCGTATCAGCAAACTGCATTTGTTTTATGCTAATCTGGCCCTTAAGGGGACGGATCTTCACCAGATTGAAGAATTTTGGCTGCTGTGTACGATCAGGCAGGAAAAGAACCCTAAGAAAAGCGAGGTTATTTATGCCAATTTGCTTGAACTTTCAAGCGGAACGGACATGCTTAACAGGATGAAGCAACGAGGGCTGATCAGGGAAGTAGCGGACAAGGAAGACAAGCGCTCTAAAAGGATCATGCTCACGGAAAAAGGTGAGGAAATGATTGATCCGTGTTTCGAAGAAATCAATAAAAGCGCAAAAATGTTGGTTAATGAGCTTTCAGAAATGGAAAAAGGGCTGGCCGTCCATTTGCTGAAGAGCATGGAAATAAAGTTTTCTTCCCTTTGGACACGGCACAGAAGCCTGCCTTTTGAAGAAATATACCGGAATGTAATGGAAGGAGATTAA
- the xth gene encoding exodeoxyribonuclease III produces the protein MKIATYNVNGVNGRLPVLLRWLKETAPDVVCLQELKAPQEKFPEQAIREAGYNAIWQGQKSWNGVAILARDKNIQEIRRALPGDEEDSHSRYIEAQIEGISIGCLYLPNGNPLPGPKFDYKLRWFQRLTEHAAGLLAAGTPVVLAGDYNVMPTDLDVYKPERWINDALFRPEVRLAFRTLVDQGWTDALRKLYPEEKIYTFWDYFRNAYGRDAGLRIDHFLLSPALDKRLLAAGVDRHVRGWEKTSDHAPVWIELAGA, from the coding sequence ATGAAGATAGCAACCTATAATGTAAACGGCGTCAACGGCCGGCTGCCCGTACTGCTTCGCTGGCTGAAGGAGACGGCACCTGACGTGGTTTGCCTGCAGGAATTAAAAGCCCCGCAGGAAAAATTCCCGGAGCAGGCGATCCGGGAGGCCGGGTACAATGCAATATGGCAGGGACAGAAAAGCTGGAACGGTGTAGCCATCCTGGCGCGCGATAAAAATATACAGGAGATCAGGCGGGCGCTTCCGGGCGATGAAGAAGACAGTCATAGCCGGTATATCGAAGCCCAGATTGAAGGAATTTCCATCGGATGCCTTTATTTGCCGAATGGCAACCCGCTCCCCGGACCGAAATTCGACTATAAACTGCGCTGGTTTCAGCGGCTGACCGAACATGCTGCCGGGCTCCTCGCAGCCGGCACGCCGGTCGTACTCGCAGGCGATTACAATGTAATGCCCACCGACCTGGACGTTTATAAACCTGAAAGATGGATAAATGATGCACTTTTCCGGCCGGAAGTCCGCCTTGCATTCAGGACGCTTGTGGACCAGGGCTGGACCGACGCCCTGCGAAAACTTTACCCGGAAGAAAAGATCTATACCTTTTGGGACTATTTCCGGAATGCCTATGGACGCGATGCCGGCCTGCGGATTGATCATTTCTTGCTTAGCCCGGCTCTTGACAAACGCCTCCTGGCCGCAGGCGTGGACCGGCATGTACGGGGATGGGAAAAGACCAGCGATCATGCTCCCGTCTGGATTGAACTGGCCGGCGCATGA
- the thiS gene encoding sulfur carrier protein ThiS, whose product MEVFINQQSYLLPENSKLAAVPDLLGILSPQGIALAVNNQVIPKDSWSGFELQKNDHILLIRATQGG is encoded by the coding sequence ATGGAGGTGTTCATTAATCAACAATCTTATTTACTGCCCGAAAACAGCAAATTGGCAGCTGTACCGGACCTTTTAGGCATTCTTTCTCCGCAGGGCATTGCGCTGGCGGTAAACAACCAGGTGATCCCGAAAGACAGCTGGTCCGGGTTTGAATTGCAAAAAAACGACCACATCCTCCTCATCCGGGCCACCCAGGGAGGGTAA
- the mgrA gene encoding L-glyceraldehyde 3-phosphate reductase has product MDWTPASERYETMKYNYCGNSGLKLPAISLGLWHNFGDDTAHAVKQAICRKAFDLGITHFDLANNYGPPPGSAEAAFGRILREDFAGHRDELVISSKAGYNMWPGPYGEWGSRKYLVASCDQSLRRLGVDYVDIFYSHRFDPNTPLEETMMALDHIVRSGKALYAGISSYNSKRTREAAAILKELGTPCLIHQPSYSMLNRWIEEDGLPVTLEELGMGAIVFSPLAQGMLTGKYLKGIPEGSRASQHKSFNPGFLSDENLANIRALNAIAEQRGQTLAQMALAWVLKDPRITSALIGASRPEQVEDCAKAIRNPDFTEAELAEIDRYARDASINIWAASAELPETN; this is encoded by the coding sequence ATGGATTGGACCCCTGCAAGCGAACGATACGAAACGATGAAATACAATTACTGTGGTAACAGCGGACTCAAACTGCCGGCCATTTCTTTAGGGCTATGGCATAACTTCGGCGATGACACCGCCCACGCTGTGAAACAGGCAATCTGCCGGAAGGCTTTCGACCTGGGCATAACCCATTTTGACCTGGCCAACAATTACGGCCCGCCCCCGGGAAGTGCCGAAGCCGCCTTTGGCCGTATTCTGCGCGAGGATTTTGCAGGGCATCGCGATGAATTGGTTATTTCCTCCAAGGCGGGCTATAATATGTGGCCTGGCCCCTACGGAGAATGGGGAAGCCGCAAATACCTTGTTGCCAGCTGCGACCAAAGCCTCCGGCGCCTGGGTGTCGACTATGTGGATATTTTTTATTCTCACCGTTTTGATCCGAATACGCCTCTGGAAGAGACAATGATGGCGCTTGACCATATTGTACGCTCCGGAAAGGCCCTTTATGCAGGCATTTCCTCGTATAATTCAAAACGTACCAGGGAAGCGGCGGCTATTTTAAAAGAACTCGGCACCCCCTGCCTCATCCACCAGCCCAGCTATTCGATGCTGAACCGCTGGATAGAAGAGGACGGGCTACCAGTTACCCTCGAAGAACTGGGAATGGGCGCGATCGTATTCTCTCCCCTGGCCCAGGGAATGCTTACCGGCAAATACCTGAAAGGGATTCCCGAAGGAAGCAGGGCCAGCCAGCATAAATCCTTTAATCCCGGTTTTCTCTCTGATGAAAACCTGGCGAATATACGCGCGCTGAATGCGATTGCTGAACAGCGCGGGCAAACCCTGGCTCAAATGGCCCTGGCCTGGGTATTGAAAGATCCACGCATCACCTCGGCGCTCATCGGCGCCAGCCGGCCAGAACAGGTCGAAGACTGCGCAAAGGCCATACGGAACCCGGACTTCACGGAAGCGGAACTTGCGGAAATTGACCGCTACGCCCGCGATGCCTCGATAAACATCTGGGCCGCCTCGGCGGAATTGCCGGAAACGAATTAA
- a CDS encoding sialidase family protein → MIYKDARFYSSFPSVVRKQDGELLVAFRRAPDRTIFGEKGNMHVDPNSYLVMVRSADGETWTAEPELLYAHPFGGSQDPCLLQLRNGTLLCASYGWAFVRPDGIPNLKKPVFQAGPATFLGGYLLRSTDGGDSWEPPVYPPQVPVEKHYNAYGIPLPAYNRGALYEGADGRIYWAVAATDTSGRTSVHMLISDDEGRNWQYTSPVAADEKVAFNETSVYETPKGDVVAFLRTAGFDDQACIARSKDGGKTFGKWESMGFRGHPLNALRLPDNRVLLTYGYRHPPFGIRARILNAECTDFETAPEIILREDGGNGDIGYTWPVQLDKHRVLVVYYFNKDNKTRYIAGTILEID, encoded by the coding sequence GTGATTTATAAAGACGCCCGGTTTTATTCTTCTTTTCCTTCGGTGGTCAGGAAGCAGGACGGGGAACTGCTGGTTGCCTTTCGAAGAGCCCCTGACCGAACGATTTTCGGTGAAAAGGGCAATATGCATGTGGATCCGAACAGTTACCTCGTGATGGTCCGTTCTGCGGACGGGGAAACCTGGACAGCGGAGCCGGAACTCCTTTATGCGCATCCTTTTGGCGGCTCGCAGGACCCTTGCCTGCTCCAGCTGCGTAACGGCACTCTTTTATGCGCGAGTTATGGCTGGGCCTTTGTCCGGCCCGACGGAATACCTAATCTTAAAAAGCCTGTTTTCCAAGCAGGGCCGGCCACTTTTCTGGGTGGTTACCTGCTGCGTTCCACCGACGGAGGAGATAGCTGGGAACCGCCTGTTTACCCTCCGCAGGTACCGGTTGAAAAGCATTATAATGCCTATGGGATCCCTCTTCCGGCCTATAACCGCGGCGCTTTGTATGAAGGCGCCGACGGGCGTATTTACTGGGCGGTTGCTGCTACGGATACATCGGGAAGAACCTCGGTTCATATGCTGATCTCTGATGATGAGGGTCGCAATTGGCAATACACGTCCCCGGTTGCAGCAGACGAAAAGGTGGCTTTTAACGAAACGTCGGTTTACGAAACGCCCAAAGGTGATGTCGTCGCTTTTCTGCGTACGGCCGGATTCGATGACCAGGCTTGCATTGCCCGCTCGAAAGACGGTGGCAAAACTTTTGGTAAATGGGAGTCGATGGGCTTCCGGGGCCATCCCCTCAACGCCCTTCGCCTCCCCGATAACCGTGTATTGCTCACCTACGGCTACCGCCACCCGCCTTTTGGCATACGTGCCCGTATTCTGAATGCTGAATGCACCGATTTTGAAACAGCGCCGGAAATTATTCTCCGGGAAGACGGCGGCAACGGCGATATCGGCTATACCTGGCCCGTTCAGTTGGATAAACACCGCGTACTGGTTGTCTATTACTTCAATAAGGATAACAAAACCCGCTATATCGCCGGAACTATCCTGGAAATTGACTGA
- a CDS encoding Gfo/Idh/MocA family protein, giving the protein MDSRRDFLQKLAASAVTLPFLPITASAARNAFYGQSCQGPVLRVAIMGLGSYGTRVAKAMQSCKRAKLTGLISGTPSKIKDWQAKYNIPEKNCYNYENYDQIKDNPDIDAVYVITPNALHREGVLRVAAAGKHAICEKPMSVNARQGQEMVDACRKAGVKLLVGYRMHFEPNTLEIVRMRNEGEFGKVLFFQGLSGFRIGDPKQWRLNRELAGGGAMMDIGIYSVNGARYMTGEEPEWVTAQETKTDPVKFREGVDETIQFQMGFPSGAVASCLSTYNMNNLDRFFLNGEKGYAELQPATGYGPIKGRTNKGELTHPHIAHQTIQMDEMAGIILENKKPVIPVNGEEAVKDLVIIDAIYEACRTGKRQALSL; this is encoded by the coding sequence ATGGACTCACGTCGTGATTTTCTGCAGAAACTTGCCGCTTCGGCGGTTACCCTGCCTTTTTTGCCAATTACCGCTTCTGCAGCCCGGAACGCTTTTTATGGCCAATCCTGCCAGGGGCCTGTTTTGCGGGTAGCAATTATGGGGCTCGGAAGTTACGGGACGCGTGTTGCCAAGGCAATGCAATCCTGCAAAAGGGCAAAACTCACAGGGCTTATCAGCGGCACGCCTTCTAAGATCAAAGACTGGCAAGCCAAATACAATATCCCTGAAAAGAACTGTTATAACTACGAAAATTACGACCAGATCAAAGATAACCCGGATATTGACGCCGTATACGTCATTACTCCCAACGCCCTCCATCGTGAGGGTGTTCTCCGTGTAGCGGCCGCCGGGAAACATGCGATTTGCGAAAAGCCGATGTCTGTAAATGCTCGCCAGGGACAGGAAATGGTAGATGCCTGTCGGAAAGCCGGGGTAAAATTACTGGTTGGCTACCGCATGCATTTTGAGCCGAACACGCTCGAAATCGTCCGTATGCGTAATGAGGGCGAATTCGGGAAGGTCCTCTTCTTCCAGGGACTGAGCGGCTTCCGGATCGGAGACCCGAAGCAATGGCGGCTCAATAGGGAACTGGCCGGAGGCGGAGCCATGATGGATATCGGCATTTATTCCGTTAACGGCGCACGGTACATGACCGGTGAAGAACCGGAATGGGTCACCGCGCAGGAAACGAAAACCGACCCCGTAAAATTCAGAGAAGGCGTGGACGAAACCATCCAGTTCCAAATGGGCTTTCCCTCCGGAGCGGTAGCTTCCTGCCTGTCCACCTACAACATGAACAACCTGGACCGCTTTTTCCTGAACGGAGAAAAGGGATATGCCGAACTGCAGCCCGCTACGGGTTATGGCCCTATAAAAGGCCGGACGAATAAAGGCGAACTAACCCATCCTCACATTGCTCACCAAACCATCCAAATGGATGAAATGGCGGGAATCATCCTCGAAAATAAAAAACCGGTTATTCCTGTTAACGGCGAAGAGGCCGTTAAAGACCTGGTCATTATTGACGCGATTTACGAAGCCTGCAGGACAGGCAAAAGGCAGGCATTGAGTTTGTAA
- a CDS encoding tetratricopeptide repeat protein, which translates to MKTLLILLLTAGVYPGFSQQPADSTLDIRTLVSRHQYAEALEKLAKRKEDTFSIETFNLMGYCYSKQGMYREAVLSYQSALKLDSLNQTTLSRLADLYKGKEEFIKAHTLYNRLSREDSLNSYFYKQSAYCLYKSGLLPFAIPLYEQANRLNPDDEEVVMALAMIYFEQEEFNRCDSLLDRSLAGDTADTQLLSLKAKNKYYQKEYDSAFAALEAVFLLGDTSLSNIRLAGNALYALNEYDRSISWFERIPAELLEKDEYSQYMMGVSYRHLQRPEKSIAHLEKAIKLGISDNISFYYQQLGLSHEEKGEIDKALIAFETAGTYKEEGILDYQIARIYDYYRDDPATALEYYKRYLDSRDSSVQRAWQFSRQRVKQLAGAGR; encoded by the coding sequence ATGAAAACCTTATTGATTTTATTACTAACGGCAGGCGTTTATCCGGGGTTTTCCCAGCAACCGGCAGATTCCACCCTGGATATCAGGACGCTTGTCAGCCGGCATCAGTATGCGGAAGCCCTGGAGAAACTGGCAAAAAGGAAGGAAGATACATTTTCGATCGAAACCTTCAATCTGATGGGCTATTGTTATTCAAAACAGGGAATGTACCGGGAAGCGGTGCTTTCTTATCAAAGTGCGCTTAAGCTGGATTCCCTTAACCAGACTACGCTAAGCCGGCTTGCGGACCTTTATAAAGGGAAAGAAGAATTCATCAAGGCGCATACTTTGTATAACAGGCTGAGCAGGGAAGACAGCCTGAACAGCTATTTCTACAAACAAAGTGCTTATTGCTTGTATAAATCGGGATTGCTTCCTTTTGCAATTCCCCTGTATGAGCAGGCAAACCGCTTGAATCCGGATGACGAAGAAGTAGTAATGGCGCTCGCAATGATCTATTTTGAACAGGAGGAGTTCAATCGCTGCGACAGCCTCCTTGACCGCTCGCTCGCCGGTGATACGGCGGATACGCAATTGCTATCATTGAAGGCGAAAAACAAATACTACCAGAAGGAGTATGATTCGGCGTTCGCTGCCCTGGAAGCCGTTTTTTTGCTGGGCGATACCAGCCTGAGCAATATACGGCTGGCCGGGAATGCGCTATACGCACTGAACGAATATGACAGGAGCATTTCCTGGTTCGAAAGAATTCCCGCCGAATTGCTGGAGAAGGATGAATATTCCCAATACATGATGGGCGTTTCCTACAGGCATTTGCAGCGTCCCGAAAAAAGTATTGCTCATTTGGAAAAAGCGATCAAACTGGGTATCTCGGACAATATTTCCTTCTACTACCAGCAGCTGGGCCTGAGCCACGAAGAAAAAGGGGAGATCGATAAAGCGCTAATTGCTTTTGAAACCGCCGGTACATATAAAGAAGAAGGGATACTGGATTACCAGATAGCCCGGATCTATGATTATTACAGGGACGACCCCGCAACCGCGCTGGAATACTACAAACGGTACCTTGACAGCCGGGACAGTTCAGTTCAAAGAGCCTGGCAATTTTCCCGTCAGCGTGTGAAGCAGCTGGCAGGAGCCGGGAGATAA